Proteins encoded together in one Rhinopithecus roxellana isolate Shanxi Qingling chromosome 3, ASM756505v1, whole genome shotgun sequence window:
- the SEPTIN8 gene encoding septin-8 isoform X1, with amino-acid sequence MAATDLERFSNAEPEPRSLSLGGHVGFDSLPDQLVSKSVTQGFSFNILCVGETGIGKSTLMNTLFNTTFETEEASHHEACVRLRPQTYDLQESNVQLKLTIVDAVGFGDQINKDESYRPIVDYIDAQFENYLQEELKIRRSLFDYHDTRIHVCLYFITPTGHSLKSLDLVTMKKLDSKVNIIPIIAKADTISKSELHKFKIKIMGELVSNGVQIYQFPTDDEAVAEINAVMNAHLPFAVVGSTEEVKVGNKLVRARQYPWGVVQVENENHCDFVKLREMLIRVNMEDLREQTHSRHYELYRRCKLEEMGFQDSDGDSQPFSLQETYEAKRKEFLSELQRKEEEMRQMFVNKVKETELELKEKERELHEKFEHLKRVHQEEKRKVEEKRRELEEETNAFNRRKAAVEALQLQALHATSQQPLRKDKDKKNRSDIGAHQPGMSLSSSKVMMTKASVEPLNCSSWWPAIQCCSCLVRDATWREGFL; translated from the exons ATGGCGGCCACCGACCTGGAGCGCTTCTCG AATGCAGAGCCAGAGCCCCGGAGCCTCTCCCTGGGCGGCCATGTGGGTTTCGACAGCCTCCCCGACCAGCTGGTCAGCAAGTCGGTCACTCAGGGCTTCAGCTTCAACATCCTCTGTGTGG GGGAGACCGGCATTGGCAAATCCACACTGATGAACACGCTCTTCAACACGACCTTCGAGACTGAGGAAGCCAGTCACCATGAGGCATGCGTGCGCCTGCGGCCCCAGACCTACGACCTCCAGGAGAGCAACGTGCAGCTCAAGCTGACCATTGTGGATGCCGTGGGCTTTGGGGATCAGATCAATAAGGATGAGAG TTACAGGCCCATAGTTGACTACATCGATGCGCAGTTTGAAAATTATCTGCAGGAGGAGCTGAAGATCCGCCGCTCACTCTTTGACTACCATGACACAAGGATCCACGTTTGCCTCTACTTCATCACGCCCACGGGGCACTCCCTGAAGTCCCTGGATCTGGTGACCATGAAGAAACTAGACAGCAAG GTGAACATTATTCCCATCATCGCCAAGGCTGACACCATCTCCAAGAGCGAGCTCcacaagttcaagatcaagatcaTGGGCGAGCTGGTCAGCAACGGGGTCCAGATCTACCAGTTTCCGACGGATGACGAGGCTGTTGCAGAGATTAACGCAGTCATGAAT GCACATCTGCCCTTCGCCGTAGTGGGCAGCACCGAGGAGGTGAAGGTGGGGAACAAGCTGGTCCGAGCGCGGCAGTACCCCTGGGGAGTGGTGCAGG TGGAGAATGAGAATCACTGCGACTTCGTGAAGCTGCGGGAAATGTTGATCCGGGTGAACATGGAAGACCTCCGCGAGCAGACCCACAGCCGGCACTATGAGCTCTACCGGCGCTGCAAGTTGGAGGAGATGGGCTTTCAGGACAGCGATGGTGACAGCCAGCCCTTCAG CCTACAAGAGACATATGAGGCCAAGAGGAAGGAATTCCTGAGTGAGctgcagaggaaggaggaagagatgaGACAGATGTTTGTCAACAAAGTGAAGGAGACAGAGCTGGAgctgaaggagaaggaaagggag CTCCATGAGAAGTTTGAGCACCTGAAGCGGGTCCACCAGGAGGAGAAGCGCAAGGTGGAGGAAAAACGCCGGGAACTGGAGGAGGAGACCAATGCCTTCAATCGCCGGAAGGCTGCGGTGGAGGCCCTGCAGTTGCAGGCCTTGCATGCCACTTCGCAGCAGCCCCTGAGGAAGGACAAGGACAAGAAGAA CAGATCAGATATAGGAGCACACCAACCGGGCATGAGCCTCTCCAGCTCTAAGGTGATGATGACCAAGGCCAGTGTGGAGCCCTTGAACTGCAGCAGCTGGTGGCCGGCCATACAGTGCTGCAGCTGCCTGGTCAGGGATGCGACGTGGAGGGAAGGATTCCTCTGA
- the SEPTIN8 gene encoding septin-8 isoform X3, whose translation MAATDLERFSNAEPEPRSLSLGGHVGFDSLPDQLVSKSVTQGFSFNILCVGETGIGKSTLMNTLFNTTFETEEASHHEACVRLRPQTYDLQESNVQLKLTIVDAVGFGDQINKDERPIVDYIDAQFENYLQEELKIRRSLFDYHDTRIHVCLYFITPTGHSLKSLDLVTMKKLDSKVNIIPIIAKADTISKSELHKFKIKIMGELVSNGVQIYQFPTDDEAVAEINAVMNAHLPFAVVGSTEEVKVGNKLVRARQYPWGVVQVENENHCDFVKLREMLIRVNMEDLREQTHSRHYELYRRCKLEEMGFQDSDGDSQPFSLQETYEAKRKEFLSELQRKEEEMRQMFVNKVKETELELKEKERELHEKFEHLKRVHQEEKRKVEEKRRELEEETNAFNRRKAAVEALQLQALHATSQQPLRKDKDKKNRSDIGAHQPGMSLSSSKVMMTKASVEPLNCSSWWPAIQCCSCLVRDATWREGFL comes from the exons ATGGCGGCCACCGACCTGGAGCGCTTCTCG AATGCAGAGCCAGAGCCCCGGAGCCTCTCCCTGGGCGGCCATGTGGGTTTCGACAGCCTCCCCGACCAGCTGGTCAGCAAGTCGGTCACTCAGGGCTTCAGCTTCAACATCCTCTGTGTGG GGGAGACCGGCATTGGCAAATCCACACTGATGAACACGCTCTTCAACACGACCTTCGAGACTGAGGAAGCCAGTCACCATGAGGCATGCGTGCGCCTGCGGCCCCAGACCTACGACCTCCAGGAGAGCAACGTGCAGCTCAAGCTGACCATTGTGGATGCCGTGGGCTTTGGGGATCAGATCAATAAGGATGAGAG GCCCATAGTTGACTACATCGATGCGCAGTTTGAAAATTATCTGCAGGAGGAGCTGAAGATCCGCCGCTCACTCTTTGACTACCATGACACAAGGATCCACGTTTGCCTCTACTTCATCACGCCCACGGGGCACTCCCTGAAGTCCCTGGATCTGGTGACCATGAAGAAACTAGACAGCAAG GTGAACATTATTCCCATCATCGCCAAGGCTGACACCATCTCCAAGAGCGAGCTCcacaagttcaagatcaagatcaTGGGCGAGCTGGTCAGCAACGGGGTCCAGATCTACCAGTTTCCGACGGATGACGAGGCTGTTGCAGAGATTAACGCAGTCATGAAT GCACATCTGCCCTTCGCCGTAGTGGGCAGCACCGAGGAGGTGAAGGTGGGGAACAAGCTGGTCCGAGCGCGGCAGTACCCCTGGGGAGTGGTGCAGG TGGAGAATGAGAATCACTGCGACTTCGTGAAGCTGCGGGAAATGTTGATCCGGGTGAACATGGAAGACCTCCGCGAGCAGACCCACAGCCGGCACTATGAGCTCTACCGGCGCTGCAAGTTGGAGGAGATGGGCTTTCAGGACAGCGATGGTGACAGCCAGCCCTTCAG CCTACAAGAGACATATGAGGCCAAGAGGAAGGAATTCCTGAGTGAGctgcagaggaaggaggaagagatgaGACAGATGTTTGTCAACAAAGTGAAGGAGACAGAGCTGGAgctgaaggagaaggaaagggag CTCCATGAGAAGTTTGAGCACCTGAAGCGGGTCCACCAGGAGGAGAAGCGCAAGGTGGAGGAAAAACGCCGGGAACTGGAGGAGGAGACCAATGCCTTCAATCGCCGGAAGGCTGCGGTGGAGGCCCTGCAGTTGCAGGCCTTGCATGCCACTTCGCAGCAGCCCCTGAGGAAGGACAAGGACAAGAAGAA CAGATCAGATATAGGAGCACACCAACCGGGCATGAGCCTCTCCAGCTCTAAGGTGATGATGACCAAGGCCAGTGTGGAGCCCTTGAACTGCAGCAGCTGGTGGCCGGCCATACAGTGCTGCAGCTGCCTGGTCAGGGATGCGACGTGGAGGGAAGGATTCCTCTGA
- the SEPTIN8 gene encoding septin-8 isoform X2 → MAATDLERFSNAEPEPRSLSLGGHVGFDSLPDQLVSKSVTQGFSFNILCVGETGIGKSTLMNTLFNTTFETEEASHHEACVRLRPQTYDLQESNVQLKLTIVDAVGFGDQINKDESYRPIVDYIDAQFENYLQEELKIRRSLFDYHDTRIHVCLYFITPTGHSLKSLDLVTMKKLDSKVNIIPIIAKADTISKSELHKFKIKIMGELVSNGVQIYQFPTDDEAVAEINAVMNAHLPFAVVGSTEEVKVGNKLVRARQYPWGVVQVENENHCDFVKLREMLIRVNMEDLREQTHSRHYELYRRCKLEEMGFQDSDGDSQPFSLQETYEAKRKEFLSELQRKEEEMRQMFVNKVKETELELKEKERELHEKFEHLKRVHQEEKRKVEEKRRELEEETNAFNRRKAAVEALQLQALHATSQQPLRKDKDKKKSDIGAHQPGMSLSSSKVMMTKASVEPLNCSSWWPAIQCCSCLVRDATWREGFL, encoded by the exons ATGGCGGCCACCGACCTGGAGCGCTTCTCG AATGCAGAGCCAGAGCCCCGGAGCCTCTCCCTGGGCGGCCATGTGGGTTTCGACAGCCTCCCCGACCAGCTGGTCAGCAAGTCGGTCACTCAGGGCTTCAGCTTCAACATCCTCTGTGTGG GGGAGACCGGCATTGGCAAATCCACACTGATGAACACGCTCTTCAACACGACCTTCGAGACTGAGGAAGCCAGTCACCATGAGGCATGCGTGCGCCTGCGGCCCCAGACCTACGACCTCCAGGAGAGCAACGTGCAGCTCAAGCTGACCATTGTGGATGCCGTGGGCTTTGGGGATCAGATCAATAAGGATGAGAG TTACAGGCCCATAGTTGACTACATCGATGCGCAGTTTGAAAATTATCTGCAGGAGGAGCTGAAGATCCGCCGCTCACTCTTTGACTACCATGACACAAGGATCCACGTTTGCCTCTACTTCATCACGCCCACGGGGCACTCCCTGAAGTCCCTGGATCTGGTGACCATGAAGAAACTAGACAGCAAG GTGAACATTATTCCCATCATCGCCAAGGCTGACACCATCTCCAAGAGCGAGCTCcacaagttcaagatcaagatcaTGGGCGAGCTGGTCAGCAACGGGGTCCAGATCTACCAGTTTCCGACGGATGACGAGGCTGTTGCAGAGATTAACGCAGTCATGAAT GCACATCTGCCCTTCGCCGTAGTGGGCAGCACCGAGGAGGTGAAGGTGGGGAACAAGCTGGTCCGAGCGCGGCAGTACCCCTGGGGAGTGGTGCAGG TGGAGAATGAGAATCACTGCGACTTCGTGAAGCTGCGGGAAATGTTGATCCGGGTGAACATGGAAGACCTCCGCGAGCAGACCCACAGCCGGCACTATGAGCTCTACCGGCGCTGCAAGTTGGAGGAGATGGGCTTTCAGGACAGCGATGGTGACAGCCAGCCCTTCAG CCTACAAGAGACATATGAGGCCAAGAGGAAGGAATTCCTGAGTGAGctgcagaggaaggaggaagagatgaGACAGATGTTTGTCAACAAAGTGAAGGAGACAGAGCTGGAgctgaaggagaaggaaagggag CTCCATGAGAAGTTTGAGCACCTGAAGCGGGTCCACCAGGAGGAGAAGCGCAAGGTGGAGGAAAAACGCCGGGAACTGGAGGAGGAGACCAATGCCTTCAATCGCCGGAAGGCTGCGGTGGAGGCCCTGCAGTTGCAGGCCTTGCATGCCACTTCGCAGCAGCCCCTGAGGAAGGACAAGGACAAGAAGAA ATCAGATATAGGAGCACACCAACCGGGCATGAGCCTCTCCAGCTCTAAGGTGATGATGACCAAGGCCAGTGTGGAGCCCTTGAACTGCAGCAGCTGGTGGCCGGCCATACAGTGCTGCAGCTGCCTGGTCAGGGATGCGACGTGGAGGGAAGGATTCCTCTGA
- the SEPTIN8 gene encoding septin-8 isoform X4: MAATDLERFSNAEPEPRSLSLGGHVGFDSLPDQLVSKSVTQGFSFNILCVGETGIGKSTLMNTLFNTTFETEEASHHEACVRLRPQTYDLQESNVQLKLTIVDAVGFGDQINKDESYRPIVDYIDAQFENYLQEELKIRRSLFDYHDTRIHVCLYFITPTGHSLKSLDLVTMKKLDSKVNIIPIIAKADTISKSELHKFKIKIMGELVSNGVQIYQFPTDDEAVAEINAVMNAHLPFAVVGSTEEVKVGNKLVRARQYPWGVVQVENENHCDFVKLREMLIRVNMEDLREQTHSRHYELYRRCKLEEMGFQDSDGDSQPFSLQETYEAKRKEFLSELQRKEEEMRQMFVNKVKETELELKEKERELHEKFEHLKRVHQEEKRKVEEKRRELEEETNAFNRRKAAVEALQLQALHATSQQPLRKDKDKKKASGWSSIYSVTIP, from the exons ATGGCGGCCACCGACCTGGAGCGCTTCTCG AATGCAGAGCCAGAGCCCCGGAGCCTCTCCCTGGGCGGCCATGTGGGTTTCGACAGCCTCCCCGACCAGCTGGTCAGCAAGTCGGTCACTCAGGGCTTCAGCTTCAACATCCTCTGTGTGG GGGAGACCGGCATTGGCAAATCCACACTGATGAACACGCTCTTCAACACGACCTTCGAGACTGAGGAAGCCAGTCACCATGAGGCATGCGTGCGCCTGCGGCCCCAGACCTACGACCTCCAGGAGAGCAACGTGCAGCTCAAGCTGACCATTGTGGATGCCGTGGGCTTTGGGGATCAGATCAATAAGGATGAGAG TTACAGGCCCATAGTTGACTACATCGATGCGCAGTTTGAAAATTATCTGCAGGAGGAGCTGAAGATCCGCCGCTCACTCTTTGACTACCATGACACAAGGATCCACGTTTGCCTCTACTTCATCACGCCCACGGGGCACTCCCTGAAGTCCCTGGATCTGGTGACCATGAAGAAACTAGACAGCAAG GTGAACATTATTCCCATCATCGCCAAGGCTGACACCATCTCCAAGAGCGAGCTCcacaagttcaagatcaagatcaTGGGCGAGCTGGTCAGCAACGGGGTCCAGATCTACCAGTTTCCGACGGATGACGAGGCTGTTGCAGAGATTAACGCAGTCATGAAT GCACATCTGCCCTTCGCCGTAGTGGGCAGCACCGAGGAGGTGAAGGTGGGGAACAAGCTGGTCCGAGCGCGGCAGTACCCCTGGGGAGTGGTGCAGG TGGAGAATGAGAATCACTGCGACTTCGTGAAGCTGCGGGAAATGTTGATCCGGGTGAACATGGAAGACCTCCGCGAGCAGACCCACAGCCGGCACTATGAGCTCTACCGGCGCTGCAAGTTGGAGGAGATGGGCTTTCAGGACAGCGATGGTGACAGCCAGCCCTTCAG CCTACAAGAGACATATGAGGCCAAGAGGAAGGAATTCCTGAGTGAGctgcagaggaaggaggaagagatgaGACAGATGTTTGTCAACAAAGTGAAGGAGACAGAGCTGGAgctgaaggagaaggaaagggag CTCCATGAGAAGTTTGAGCACCTGAAGCGGGTCCACCAGGAGGAGAAGCGCAAGGTGGAGGAAAAACGCCGGGAACTGGAGGAGGAGACCAATGCCTTCAATCGCCGGAAGGCTGCGGTGGAGGCCCTGCAGTTGCAGGCCTTGCATGCCACTTCGCAGCAGCCCCTGAGGAAGGACAAGGACAAGAAGAA agccaGTGGCTGGTCTTCCATTTACAGTGTCACTATTCCCTGA
- the SEPTIN8 gene encoding septin-8 isoform X5: MAATDLERFSNAEPEPRSLSLGGHVGFDSLPDQLVSKSVTQGFSFNILCVGETGIGKSTLMNTLFNTTFETEEASHHEACVRLRPQTYDLQESNVQLKLTIVDAVGFGDQINKDERPIVDYIDAQFENYLQEELKIRRSLFDYHDTRIHVCLYFITPTGHSLKSLDLVTMKKLDSKVNIIPIIAKADTISKSELHKFKIKIMGELVSNGVQIYQFPTDDEAVAEINAVMNAHLPFAVVGSTEEVKVGNKLVRARQYPWGVVQVENENHCDFVKLREMLIRVNMEDLREQTHSRHYELYRRCKLEEMGFQDSDGDSQPFSLQETYEAKRKEFLSELQRKEEEMRQMFVNKVKETELELKEKERELHEKFEHLKRVHQEEKRKVEEKRRELEEETNAFNRRKAAVEALQLQALHATSQQPLRKDKDKKKASGWSSIYSVTIP, from the exons ATGGCGGCCACCGACCTGGAGCGCTTCTCG AATGCAGAGCCAGAGCCCCGGAGCCTCTCCCTGGGCGGCCATGTGGGTTTCGACAGCCTCCCCGACCAGCTGGTCAGCAAGTCGGTCACTCAGGGCTTCAGCTTCAACATCCTCTGTGTGG GGGAGACCGGCATTGGCAAATCCACACTGATGAACACGCTCTTCAACACGACCTTCGAGACTGAGGAAGCCAGTCACCATGAGGCATGCGTGCGCCTGCGGCCCCAGACCTACGACCTCCAGGAGAGCAACGTGCAGCTCAAGCTGACCATTGTGGATGCCGTGGGCTTTGGGGATCAGATCAATAAGGATGAGAG GCCCATAGTTGACTACATCGATGCGCAGTTTGAAAATTATCTGCAGGAGGAGCTGAAGATCCGCCGCTCACTCTTTGACTACCATGACACAAGGATCCACGTTTGCCTCTACTTCATCACGCCCACGGGGCACTCCCTGAAGTCCCTGGATCTGGTGACCATGAAGAAACTAGACAGCAAG GTGAACATTATTCCCATCATCGCCAAGGCTGACACCATCTCCAAGAGCGAGCTCcacaagttcaagatcaagatcaTGGGCGAGCTGGTCAGCAACGGGGTCCAGATCTACCAGTTTCCGACGGATGACGAGGCTGTTGCAGAGATTAACGCAGTCATGAAT GCACATCTGCCCTTCGCCGTAGTGGGCAGCACCGAGGAGGTGAAGGTGGGGAACAAGCTGGTCCGAGCGCGGCAGTACCCCTGGGGAGTGGTGCAGG TGGAGAATGAGAATCACTGCGACTTCGTGAAGCTGCGGGAAATGTTGATCCGGGTGAACATGGAAGACCTCCGCGAGCAGACCCACAGCCGGCACTATGAGCTCTACCGGCGCTGCAAGTTGGAGGAGATGGGCTTTCAGGACAGCGATGGTGACAGCCAGCCCTTCAG CCTACAAGAGACATATGAGGCCAAGAGGAAGGAATTCCTGAGTGAGctgcagaggaaggaggaagagatgaGACAGATGTTTGTCAACAAAGTGAAGGAGACAGAGCTGGAgctgaaggagaaggaaagggag CTCCATGAGAAGTTTGAGCACCTGAAGCGGGTCCACCAGGAGGAGAAGCGCAAGGTGGAGGAAAAACGCCGGGAACTGGAGGAGGAGACCAATGCCTTCAATCGCCGGAAGGCTGCGGTGGAGGCCCTGCAGTTGCAGGCCTTGCATGCCACTTCGCAGCAGCCCCTGAGGAAGGACAAGGACAAGAAGAA agccaGTGGCTGGTCTTCCATTTACAGTGTCACTATTCCCTGA
- the SEPTIN8 gene encoding septin-8 isoform X7 produces MAATDLERFSNAEPEPRSLSLGGHVGFDSLPDQLVSKSVTQGFSFNILCVGETGIGKSTLMNTLFNTTFETEEASHHEACVRLRPQTYDLQESNVQLKLTIVDAVGFGDQINKDERPIVDYIDAQFENYLQEELKIRRSLFDYHDTRIHVCLYFITPTGHSLKSLDLVTMKKLDSKVNIIPIIAKADTISKSELHKFKIKIMGELVSNGVQIYQFPTDDEAVAEINAVMNAHLPFAVVGSTEEVKVGNKLVRARQYPWGVVQVENENHCDFVKLREMLIRVNMEDLREQTHSRHYELYRRCKLEEMGFQDSDGDSQPFSLQETYEAKRKEFLSELQRKEEEMRQMFVNKVKETELELKEKERELHEKFEHLKRVHQEEKRKVEEKRRELEEETNAFNRRKAAVEALQLQALHATSQQPLRKDKDKKN; encoded by the exons ATGGCGGCCACCGACCTGGAGCGCTTCTCG AATGCAGAGCCAGAGCCCCGGAGCCTCTCCCTGGGCGGCCATGTGGGTTTCGACAGCCTCCCCGACCAGCTGGTCAGCAAGTCGGTCACTCAGGGCTTCAGCTTCAACATCCTCTGTGTGG GGGAGACCGGCATTGGCAAATCCACACTGATGAACACGCTCTTCAACACGACCTTCGAGACTGAGGAAGCCAGTCACCATGAGGCATGCGTGCGCCTGCGGCCCCAGACCTACGACCTCCAGGAGAGCAACGTGCAGCTCAAGCTGACCATTGTGGATGCCGTGGGCTTTGGGGATCAGATCAATAAGGATGAGAG GCCCATAGTTGACTACATCGATGCGCAGTTTGAAAATTATCTGCAGGAGGAGCTGAAGATCCGCCGCTCACTCTTTGACTACCATGACACAAGGATCCACGTTTGCCTCTACTTCATCACGCCCACGGGGCACTCCCTGAAGTCCCTGGATCTGGTGACCATGAAGAAACTAGACAGCAAG GTGAACATTATTCCCATCATCGCCAAGGCTGACACCATCTCCAAGAGCGAGCTCcacaagttcaagatcaagatcaTGGGCGAGCTGGTCAGCAACGGGGTCCAGATCTACCAGTTTCCGACGGATGACGAGGCTGTTGCAGAGATTAACGCAGTCATGAAT GCACATCTGCCCTTCGCCGTAGTGGGCAGCACCGAGGAGGTGAAGGTGGGGAACAAGCTGGTCCGAGCGCGGCAGTACCCCTGGGGAGTGGTGCAGG TGGAGAATGAGAATCACTGCGACTTCGTGAAGCTGCGGGAAATGTTGATCCGGGTGAACATGGAAGACCTCCGCGAGCAGACCCACAGCCGGCACTATGAGCTCTACCGGCGCTGCAAGTTGGAGGAGATGGGCTTTCAGGACAGCGATGGTGACAGCCAGCCCTTCAG CCTACAAGAGACATATGAGGCCAAGAGGAAGGAATTCCTGAGTGAGctgcagaggaaggaggaagagatgaGACAGATGTTTGTCAACAAAGTGAAGGAGACAGAGCTGGAgctgaaggagaaggaaagggag CTCCATGAGAAGTTTGAGCACCTGAAGCGGGTCCACCAGGAGGAGAAGCGCAAGGTGGAGGAAAAACGCCGGGAACTGGAGGAGGAGACCAATGCCTTCAATCGCCGGAAGGCTGCGGTGGAGGCCCTGCAGTTGCAGGCCTTGCATGCCACTTCGCAGCAGCCCCTGAGGAAGGACAAGGACAAGAAGAA ttaa
- the SEPTIN8 gene encoding septin-8 isoform X6 has protein sequence MAATDLERFSNAEPEPRSLSLGGHVGFDSLPDQLVSKSVTQGFSFNILCVGETGIGKSTLMNTLFNTTFETEEASHHEACVRLRPQTYDLQESNVQLKLTIVDAVGFGDQINKDESYRPIVDYIDAQFENYLQEELKIRRSLFDYHDTRIHVCLYFITPTGHSLKSLDLVTMKKLDSKVNIIPIIAKADTISKSELHKFKIKIMGELVSNGVQIYQFPTDDEAVAEINAVMNAHLPFAVVGSTEEVKVGNKLVRARQYPWGVVQVENENHCDFVKLREMLIRVNMEDLREQTHSRHYELYRRCKLEEMGFQDSDGDSQPFSLQETYEAKRKEFLSELQRKEEEMRQMFVNKVKETELELKEKERELHEKFEHLKRVHQEEKRKVEEKRRELEEETNAFNRRKAAVEALQLQALHATSQQPLRKDKDKKN, from the exons ATGGCGGCCACCGACCTGGAGCGCTTCTCG AATGCAGAGCCAGAGCCCCGGAGCCTCTCCCTGGGCGGCCATGTGGGTTTCGACAGCCTCCCCGACCAGCTGGTCAGCAAGTCGGTCACTCAGGGCTTCAGCTTCAACATCCTCTGTGTGG GGGAGACCGGCATTGGCAAATCCACACTGATGAACACGCTCTTCAACACGACCTTCGAGACTGAGGAAGCCAGTCACCATGAGGCATGCGTGCGCCTGCGGCCCCAGACCTACGACCTCCAGGAGAGCAACGTGCAGCTCAAGCTGACCATTGTGGATGCCGTGGGCTTTGGGGATCAGATCAATAAGGATGAGAG TTACAGGCCCATAGTTGACTACATCGATGCGCAGTTTGAAAATTATCTGCAGGAGGAGCTGAAGATCCGCCGCTCACTCTTTGACTACCATGACACAAGGATCCACGTTTGCCTCTACTTCATCACGCCCACGGGGCACTCCCTGAAGTCCCTGGATCTGGTGACCATGAAGAAACTAGACAGCAAG GTGAACATTATTCCCATCATCGCCAAGGCTGACACCATCTCCAAGAGCGAGCTCcacaagttcaagatcaagatcaTGGGCGAGCTGGTCAGCAACGGGGTCCAGATCTACCAGTTTCCGACGGATGACGAGGCTGTTGCAGAGATTAACGCAGTCATGAAT GCACATCTGCCCTTCGCCGTAGTGGGCAGCACCGAGGAGGTGAAGGTGGGGAACAAGCTGGTCCGAGCGCGGCAGTACCCCTGGGGAGTGGTGCAGG TGGAGAATGAGAATCACTGCGACTTCGTGAAGCTGCGGGAAATGTTGATCCGGGTGAACATGGAAGACCTCCGCGAGCAGACCCACAGCCGGCACTATGAGCTCTACCGGCGCTGCAAGTTGGAGGAGATGGGCTTTCAGGACAGCGATGGTGACAGCCAGCCCTTCAG CCTACAAGAGACATATGAGGCCAAGAGGAAGGAATTCCTGAGTGAGctgcagaggaaggaggaagagatgaGACAGATGTTTGTCAACAAAGTGAAGGAGACAGAGCTGGAgctgaaggagaaggaaagggag CTCCATGAGAAGTTTGAGCACCTGAAGCGGGTCCACCAGGAGGAGAAGCGCAAGGTGGAGGAAAAACGCCGGGAACTGGAGGAGGAGACCAATGCCTTCAATCGCCGGAAGGCTGCGGTGGAGGCCCTGCAGTTGCAGGCCTTGCATGCCACTTCGCAGCAGCCCCTGAGGAAGGACAAGGACAAGAAGAA ttaa